A stretch of the Kroppenstedtia eburnea genome encodes the following:
- a CDS encoding stage V sporulation protein AA has product MTSRQVFIQMKKRILARPGQVLRVGDVSRVLAEEDREQIESLPISRFGPEEGNMAVVELMDVVRIIRREYPAVDIRTVGHPQVLIDLKKNGPRPRWIAVAGVWLLLFVGSGLAIMNFHTDVSMKAVHERIYYLMTGMHQPRPLILQIPYSLGIGLGMVLFFNHLFKKKFNDEPSPLELEVFMYQESIDQYVIDHEKTKGQKRSRVPSG; this is encoded by the coding sequence ATGACTTCCAGGCAAGTGTTTATACAGATGAAAAAACGAATACTGGCTCGACCCGGCCAAGTTCTGCGGGTGGGGGACGTCTCCCGGGTGTTGGCGGAGGAAGATCGGGAACAGATCGAAAGTCTTCCCATCAGCCGGTTTGGTCCGGAAGAAGGAAACATGGCAGTGGTGGAACTGATGGATGTGGTCCGGATCATCCGCAGGGAATATCCCGCTGTGGATATTCGGACGGTGGGGCATCCTCAAGTGTTGATCGATTTGAAGAAAAACGGTCCCCGGCCCCGCTGGATCGCTGTGGCAGGGGTATGGTTGTTGCTGTTTGTCGGGTCGGGGCTGGCCATTATGAATTTCCACACGGATGTAAGTATGAAAGCGGTTCATGAACGTATCTATTACCTCATGACCGGAATGCACCAACCCCGGCCGTTGATTCTGCAAATCCCGTATTCATTGGGGATCGGTCTGGGCATGGTTTTGTTCTTTAATCACCTCTTCAAAAAGAAGTTCAATGATGAGCCCAGCCCGCTGGAACTGGAAGTTTTTATGTATCAGGAGAGTATCGATCAATATGTGATCGATCATGAGAAAACGAAAGGTCAAAAGCGCTCCCGTGTCCCTTCTGGTTGA
- the sigF gene encoding RNA polymerase sporulation sigma factor SigF, giving the protein MESDVRNSRHKHLSDTEVKELIQKSQKGDTEARDRLVQHNIRLVWSVVQRFLNRGYEAEDLFQIGCIGLLKAVDKFDLAYDVKFSTYAVPMIIGEIQRFLRDDGMVKVSRSLKELSNRIRKVKDEMTKGLGRSPTIQELSEEMGVTPEEIVFAQEANRTPTSIHETVYENDGDPITLMDQIADEEEEGWFDRMALKEAIRQLEERERLIVYLRFFKDQTQSEVAQRLGISQVQVSRLEKKIIRRMRDAIDDGEG; this is encoded by the coding sequence ATCCGATGTGCGCAATTCCCGCCATAAGCATCTGTCGGACACTGAAGTGAAAGAGCTGATCCAAAAAAGTCAAAAAGGGGACACGGAGGCACGGGACCGGCTGGTTCAGCATAACATCCGGCTCGTGTGGTCCGTGGTGCAACGTTTTCTGAACCGGGGCTATGAGGCGGAAGATCTCTTTCAAATCGGTTGTATCGGTCTCCTGAAAGCTGTGGATAAATTTGACCTCGCTTATGATGTGAAATTTTCCACTTATGCCGTGCCGATGATTATCGGAGAGATCCAACGATTTCTGCGGGATGATGGCATGGTGAAGGTTAGCCGCTCTCTCAAGGAGCTGTCCAACCGGATTCGCAAGGTGAAAGATGAGATGACGAAAGGGTTGGGCCGTTCCCCGACCATCCAGGAGTTGTCTGAAGAGATGGGGGTGACACCGGAGGAGATCGTGTTTGCCCAGGAAGCAAACCGCACACCCACCTCCATCCATGAGACCGTTTATGAGAATGACGGGGATCCGATCACCTTGATGGATCAGATTGCCGATGAAGAGGAAGAGGGCTGGTTTGACCGCATGGCTTTGAAAGAGGCGATCCGTCAGTTGGAAGAGAGAGAGCGCTTGATCGTATATCTTCGGTTCTTCAAGGATCAGACCCAGTCGGAAGTGGCACAACGGTTGGGGATTTCCCAAGTTCAGGTCTCCCGTTTGGAGAAAAAGATTATCCGCCGCATGCGGGATGCCATCGACGACGGTGAAGGCTGA